The Phoenix dactylifera cultivar Barhee BC4 chromosome 12, palm_55x_up_171113_PBpolish2nd_filt_p, whole genome shotgun sequence genome includes the window ATCCGGTACCGAAtttcacgctgatccggtaccgattTAGGATAGTATGGCAGATTTTGTACCGACTGGTATAGTAGATTCTGTACCAACCGATACGGTAGATTCTGGTTCAAAGGTTAAAATCTCAAACCATCAGATTTTGAAGGGGCCTTCAGCAATGTACCATGGTAAGTTTCAATCCAGTTGTGATGCCAATGCATGCATGAGTAGGACAAAATGGTCACATCGAGATCTTGGAAGATGAATATATGTTCAAGTGGGCATTGATTGATGGAATATTACCCGAGTTACAAGTGCATACATGGGAAGAGCAATGTAACCAGAAAGGAAGTGAATAGGTATAAAAAGTGTAGGTTAGATTCCATAAAGCAAGGAGTCTGAATACTAAAATATCTTCTTGAGGTAATTGGTGAAAATCTGATCACATAGTTTCTATTGGATGATTTTGGCATGTGGACTTTATTGGTGAAATGGTGACTTCGACTATAGCTGTTGCCACCCCCGCTACGatgatttccaatttttcatgaaaataaattggctgaatttataaagaaaaaacaCCGACTCAAATCAAAGAGCAATAGAATGCATCACAAGCTAAGATTTTTCATATTAAATTCAAAGCCAGGCATATTGAGTTTGTGAGGATCTCTGTTGGTATGTGTTTGGTAATCCTAAATCGGTTATTTGTTGAGCAGATCTTAAGTATTTATAGAAGACCAAAGTacttaataatatttttcaacTAATCTTTTCTGATAAGATCATAGATTGTGACATGATGATATCAGAGCAAATCAGACCCATGATCTATATGAACTAGGGAGACACTACAACACAGATATATTCAAGCTGAACACGAGTTGATTGTAATATTTATGATTGGATTTGGATTCATAGCCCGATGAGGATGACATGACTCAAAACGTATATAAGGGTTTTAGTGGAAATACATGAATATATATTACATGCGCATAGCAGCATTCATGGGTGCATAACTTTTCAAAAGCTCAGGGAAAATAtgctttatttttaaaatatactaGGGGATATTTGAATAAAACTACCTACATACAGAAAGCGGTCACAATTCTCATATCAAGAGATGAGGAATTCATGTATTGACATGCAATAAGATGGGCATGAAATTATGCATCTCATACATCTCCATGCGTTGTGTGCGGATTTTGAGCAGGCCTAGTGTTTTCATAGATAATAAAAAAGATGAGACTTTGAGGTTCTTTTAAAAGCCATGACGCGGACGCAGTTAGAAAAGGCCATCAAGTTTTGATGCATGGTGATAGAAAGAAATCCCGGCTTTGAAAACAAAAAGCGAAAGAAAGGGAAATTTGTGAacaaaaagagaggaaaggaggaagaaacggagACAGGTCTGGTGCAGTCTGATATTATGATTACTTCAAGTCATCACCATCTCCCACACAACACAATACTTCCTTTTCTTGTGACTAGATGACCATCTTTGCAATATACAGGGAAACGTTATCATGGATGAGGGGGGACATGTTATGATCAACAAGGAAGATGAGGGGGCAAAATGATTAAACCCAGGATCGATCGTTCTGCTTGTAGTCGGGGTACTAGTGCTGCTTTTCCTTGTTGATAACTATGCTCTGTACATGTATGCACAGAAGACCCTTCCACCAAATAAGAAGAAACCTGTTTCcaaaaagaagatgaagaaggagaggCTCAAGCAGGGAATTTCCGCTCTAGGAGAATAAGATTTTAATGTCATTAATTCTCAAGGTTGATTCTCTGTTAAAGCTAAGAACCTTCagattttcctttttcattgtGAAACAGAGGCTGATCAGAAAAAACGTTTACTATGAGATCTAATTTACTCGAAATTGTAAGGTGGGCTTAAGTTATTGGAGAATGCAGTCGACTTGTCACTGGCCATCGATCTCTTTACTTAGGTGGATTGTGACCATCATACACCTAGCAACTGAAGAAAGACCTGGAGATTTTAGCTGCTCTGGACCACCCCTTCCTTTACAACTTTGCTTTAAGATTGTATGAACTAATCATTGCTAACCATTTGCAAATTGTGCTCCTGGGATTTCTTGTGTAATATTTCTTTCCTGTGCTCCCCTCTGAAACCTTTTTATTCGAAGCACCATTATGTATGAAGATCGAACATCCTGCACCACACCAAAATGCTTGCCGAAAATATGGTTCTTGGACGGAGTTGTATGCAATTATTATTGGATATCTAACCCCAATTAGGACACTCATGATTGTTATACAGGGGCGAATTGTTTACTGTTGATTAATAAGATTGTAATTCTGAGCTAATTAGATTTCTTATTCGTGCGCTGGATATGttatttttccccctttttttgatACATAATACCTGGAGAGTTACTCAGGAAAGCTGTGATAGATCATCACCGATACCAAGATTTCCAGTGCATCGACAATGATAGGGTATACCGCATACCCCCTCCAAGCTGCATTTCTTCGCATCGACACGACTGTAGTGGGGGATAAGAAACGCAGGATATCTCTCGTATCCATCCTAGATTTGGACTACAAAACGCTCGAAGCAAATTAGGACGTGAAACTTGACCGACACGGAAAAGAGAACCGGCCCAGACGAAGGCCCATTAAGTCACATTTCGTCCAGGCCCATTGACCATGACCGCATGGACGCCGAAGTCCCATCCTTTATTCTCACCCGAAAATCTTTTCAAACGCTCCCCCTTGCTACTCCTGGAGTACAATCACAAGGGCGGCAGTGGCAAATATGCTCGCATGGCCGACAACACCTCATCTTGCCTCTTGGATGCCATGGACGGGGTCTGGTTCCCGAACCCCTCTAAACCTGCCATCACAATCCTGCTCATCATTAGTTTCGGAAGGCAGATTATGGAAGGTAACAACAAAATTATATATGATCCCAGAACTGGGGACAATCATCATTCTTTGCCTAATTTTTTGCTGTCTCTGTTTCTGTATAAGACTTTAGGTTATCAGTTTTTACTCGTGTTAGCTAAATCTTCTAAATTTAGTCCTCTGAGAATGATAACCTG containing:
- the LOC103718141 gene encoding LOW QUALITY PROTEIN: DNA-binding protein S1FA (The sequence of the model RefSeq protein was modified relative to this genomic sequence to represent the inferred CDS: substituted 1 base at 1 genomic stop codon); the encoded protein is MDEGGHVMINKEDEGAKXLNPGSIVLLVVGVLVLLFLVDNYALYMYAQKTLPPNKKKPVSKKKMKKERLKQGISALGE